In a genomic window of Mycosarcoma maydis chromosome 5, whole genome shotgun sequence:
- a CDS encoding histone deacetylase HDA1 (related to HDA1 - histone deacetylase A) produces MSPISPSQFVSRQDQPIVIDDNDEDDNGVASTSVRHPPAQSPTTSLRGITPAMSVATTSTSSINPADERNSASGPPSSLDRYRTGYVYSADMMLHVNPIDPDHPERPLRIFKIFMKFKESNLFARMKRVPIREVAEEEVKLVHDHGIWEGVQRLAFYHPDVLKEQVQLLETNSSLYINEHSAYAARLSCGGAIELVNAVAAGQIQNGFAIVRPPGHHAEPQKSMGFCFFNNVAVATRVVLRRHAHIKKVLILDWDVHHGNGTQRAFEYDDNVLYISLHRYDEDGSFYPGSTYGNFDSAGTGPGEGRSVNIPWLSQGMGDADYLYAFNHLVMPIAHEFQPDLVIISAGFDAADGDPIGLNRVSPGGFAQMTHLLTSLSQGKVAVVLEGGYNPEAVASSALAVVDVLLSRNTAEPLETVASTSAAATVHCVRRFHQKWWKSLRSSPLEADEADIAVAPIDVGRILAAFRTETVAQQYDLLEVPLQHTPHSRFGGQVLVSDRILDKFSTILFFVHDMGNWRSERPQPSMRAEQMALQLVDASRGIMDYARARGFGLVDVNINREFSTTRLKLPPGVREPPRHDEEASAAAAFIWDNVVSLATGPVGPPKIVMVGFGSGCRALTSIIDERNVELCVHAIVNVVGYEDMPHLALAAGVEKKKWYYRRTMVLAPADHRHLVERADAAPLKRFGRITPVHDTAAINILAHKTADIQTFIDKKLQVAKKSTSTTL; encoded by the exons ATGTCACCAATATCACCGTCGCAGTTTGTATCTCGCCAGGATCAGCCCATCGTTATTGACGATaatgacgaagacgacaaTGGTGTAGCCTCGACGTCTGTCAGGCATCCGCCAGCACAGTCCCCTACTACGTCTCTGCGAGGTATCACCCCCGCGATGTCGGTAGCAACCACGTCAACAAGTAGCATCAATCCAGCTGACGAACGCAATAGTGCATCCGGTCCGCCATCTTCGCTCGATCGCTACCGCACTGGCTACGTGTATTCAGCCGACATGATGCTGCATGTCAATCCGATCGATCCCGATCATCCCGAGCGGCCCCTTCGAATCTTTAAGATCTTTATGAAGTTCAAGGAGAGCAACCTATTCGCTCGAATGAAACGAGTCCCGATCCGAGAGGTTGCGGAAGAAGAAGTCAAGCTTGTTCACGATCATGGAATCTGGGAAGGAGTACAGCGATTGGCTT TCTACCATCCTGATGTACTCAAGGAGCAGGTCCAATTGCTCGAGACGAATAGCTCCTTGTACATCAACGAGCATTCCGCGTATGCAGCGAGGCTTTCTTGCGGCGGAGCAATTGAGCTCGTAAATGCCGTTGCAGCTGGTCAGATCCAGAACGGATTTGCCATCGTCAGGCCACCAGGACACCACGCAGAACCGCAGAAAAGTATGGGCTTCTGCTTCTTTAACAACGTGGCAGTAGCGACTCGGGTTGTGCTGCGGCGACACGCACACATTAAGAAGGTTCTTATCCTGGATTGGGACGTGCATCACGGCAACGGCACACAGCGGGCTTTCGAGTACGACGATAACGTGCTTTACATCTCCTTACACCGATACGATGAGGATGGAAGTTTTTACCCTGGCAGCACCTACGGAAATTTCGATAGCGCCGGGACGGGGCCTGGAGAGGGCAGGTCGGTCAACATACCATGGCTTAGTCAAGGCATGGGCGATGCCGACTACCTGTATGCGTTCAATCATCTCGTGATGCCGATCGCGCACGAGTTTCAACCGGACCTTGTCATCATTTCGGCTGGTTTTGATGCAGCTGATGGCGACCCGATTGGTCTCAACCGTGTTTCACCGGGAGGATTTGCGCAGATGACGCACCTCCTCACATCACTCTCTCAGGGAAAAGTAGCGGTGGTTCTTGAGGGTGGTTACAATCCCGAGGCTgtcgccagcagcgcttTAGCGGTGGTCGACGTCCTGTTGTCACGCAATACGGCCGAGCCACTCGAGACAGTCGCCAGTACGTCGGCGGCTGCCACCGTTCACTGTGTACGTCGGTTTCACCAAAAGTGGTGGAAATCTCTTCGCTCGTCGCCGTTGGAagccgacgaggcggatATCGCAGTTGCACCTATTGATGTGGGCCGGATCCTTGCGGCGTTTCGCACTGAAACGGTTGCTCAACAGTACGACCTGCTCGAAGTGCCTCTTCAACACACGCCTCACAGCCGGTTCGGAGGGCAAGTGTTGGTGTCGGATCGTATCTTGGACAAGTTCTCGACTATCCTGTTTTTCGTGCACGATATGGGTAACTGGCGTTCAGAGCGGCCACAACCGTCGATGAGGGCGGAGCAGATGGCTTTGCAACTGGTGGATGCTTCGCGTGGTATCATGGACTATGCTAGGGCGAGGGGTTTCGGTCTGGTGGATGTCAACATCAACAGGGAAttctcgacgacgaggctgaAGCTTCCTCCAGGCGTTCGGGAACCACCTAGGCACGATGAGGAAGCCAGTGCCGCCGCAGCGTTTATCTGGGACAATGTGGTATCGCTCGCAACGGGCCCAGTAGGACCGCCCAAGATCGTCATGGTAGGCTTCGGAAGTGGGTGTCGCGCCTTgacttcgatcatcgaTGAGAGAAATGTCGAGTTGTGCGTGCATGCAATCGTCAATGTGGTAGGATACGAAGACATGCCCCACTTAGCCTTGGCAGCTGGGGTCGAAAAGAAAAAATGGTACTATCGCAGGACAATGGTGCTTGCGCCTGCGGACCATCGACATCTGGTCGAACGAGCCGACGCGGCGCCACTCAAGAGGTTCGGCAGGATCACCCCAGTCC ATGACACCGCTGCCATCAACATCCTCGCCCATAAGACCGCCGATATCCAGACCTTTATCGATAAAAAACTCCAAGTCGCAAAAAAGTCTACCAGCACAACCCTCTGA
- a CDS encoding putative peptidylprolyl isomerase, with the protein MPPAALQATVSESVKDAIISKLRQPPSAVPSREWSAETRTSLTPADAGIAEARASAEDIELVDLQHHNFSEPRKRIVSPASLSRFEHSQAFAEILAFICVCNTRVVGKTLTEEIQISSACRTILEMLDQVAALRESTPPDASIGSSRFGNPAFRTFYAKIRENTDRLHRMIPGLETDSEWSRAARAELSVYFQECWGNEKRIDYGSGMELNMACWLLCLCKLRILRLPEDGACIVLRIFWTYVQVMRDIQSSYWLEPAGSHGVWGLDDYHFLPFLWGAGQLSSHRHLRPKAIHDAEIVDEFAPKYMYLACIQFINSVKTASLRWHSPMLDDISGAKSWSKVNQGMIKMYRAEVLKKLPIAQHIFFGSLLRFPEPATGELEEEDVEEDAHGHIHPAGKPHAHGTGEGQAAGWGDCCGIPIPSAFAAAEQEKKRQQGNFSSTMLGEKPFGTGVRRIPFD; encoded by the exons ATGCCTCCCGCTGCCCTGCAAGCCACCGTATCAGAATCGGTCAAGGACGCTATCATTTCCAAATTGCGCCAACCACCAAGTGCCGTCCCTTCGCGAGAGTGGAGTGCAGAGACTCGTACCTCCTTGACACCGGCCGATGCTGGCATCGCAGAGGCACGTGCTTCAGCAGAAGATATCGAACTTGTCGATCTGCAACATCACAACTTTTCAGAACCGCGCAAACGCATCGTATCGCCCGCATCCCTATCCAGGTTCGAGCACTCACAAGCTTTCGCCGAGATCCTCGCGTTCATTTGCGTCTGCAACACAAGGGTAGTGGGAAAGACGCTGACCGAAGAGATCCAAATTTCGTCGGCATGTCGCACCATCCTCGAAATGCTTGATCAAGTGGCCGCTCTGCGCGAGTCGACTCCGCCAGACGCTTCGATCGGCTCATCCCGTTTCGGCAATCCCGCTTTTCGCACGTTCTACGCCAAGATCCGTGAGAACACCGACCGTCTTCATCGCATGATTCCGGGCCTCGAGACCGATTCTGAATGGTCACGAGCGGCCCGCGCCGAACTTTCCGTCTACTTTCAGGAGTGCTGGGGCAACGAAAAGAGAATCGATTACGGGAGTGGCATGGAGCTCAACATGGCCTGCTGGTT GCTCTGTCTTTGCAAATTGCGCATTCTGCGTCTTCCTGAGGACGGCGCTTGCATTGTTCTGCGCATCTTCTGGACGTACGTTCAAGTGATGCGCGATATCCAGTCCTCGTACTGGCTCGAGCCAGCCGGTAGTCATGGCGTATGGGGACTCGACGATTATCACTTCCTTCCCTTTCTCTGGGGTGCCGGTCAGCTAAGCAGCCATCGGCATCTCCGTCCCAAAGCGATCCACGACGCAGAGATCGTCGATGAGTTCGCACCAAAGTACATGTACTTGGCCTGCATTCAGTTCATCAACTCGGTCAAGACGGCCTCGTTGCGCTGGCATTCGCCTATGCTCGATGACATTTCAGGCGCGAAATCATGGAGCAAAGTCAACCAAGGCATGATCAAGATGTACCGCGCAGaggtgctcaagaagcttcCCATTGCCCAGCACATCTTTTTCGGAAGCTTACTCCGTTTCCCAGAGCCTGCCACGggtgagctcgaggaagaagacgtCGAAGAAGATGCGCATGGTCACATTCATCCAGCAGGAAAGCCACATGCACACGGTACAGGTGAGGGTCAGGCTGCTGGATGGGGTGACTGCTGCGGCATCCCCATCCCCAGCGCATTTGCAGCGGCGGAGCAAGAGAAGAAACGCCAACAAGGCAATTTCAGCTCGACAATGCTGGGCGAGAAGCCATTTGGAACAGGTGTCCGTCGGATCCCATTCGACTGA